The Medicago truncatula cultivar Jemalong A17 chromosome 4, MtrunA17r5.0-ANR, whole genome shotgun sequence genome includes a region encoding these proteins:
- the LOC11420271 gene encoding sm-like protein LSM6A — MSGTEKSGSGTTKTPADFLKSIRGRPVVVKLNSGVDYRGILACLDGYMNIAMEQTEEYVNGQLKNKYGDAFIRGNNVLYISTSKRTLAEGA; from the exons atGAGTGGAACAGAGAAAAGTGGTTCAGGAACAACAAAAACCCCAGCtgatttcctcaaatccatTCGTGGTAGACCTGTGGTTGTCAAGCTCAACTCCGGTGTTGACTATCGAG GTATCCTAGCCTGTCTAGATGGGTATATGAATATTGCAATGGAACAAACAGAAGAGTACGTTAATGGACAGCTGAAGAACAAGTATGGTGATGCATTCATTCGAGGGAATAATG TTCTGTACATAAGTACGTCAAAGAGGACTCTAGCAGAAGGGGCTTAA